Below is a window of Chloroflexia bacterium SDU3-3 DNA.
GGCCTTGTGCGGCTTGCGGTGGTGTGCTGGCTAGATGCTGGGCGAGTCGTCCTCATCCAGCTTGGTGGTCTTGCCGGTCACGGGCACCTCGTGCTCCACGGGCACGCTCTGGCTGGGCGTGGCCTGGGCGGTTTTCTCGTGGGCCTCGATGCGCTCGACCACCCAGCGCAGCTGCTCGTTGATGTACGAGATCCCGTTGACCAGGGTCTCCTGCAGGTCGTGGGCGGTCTTGCTCTGGCGGGCGTTGTGGATCGCCTCGCGGCCTCGCTCGGTGGCCTGCTGCACCTGCGGGTTCTCCTGGGCGTTCTTGACCGCGTACTTGACCTGCGAGGAAAGCTCCTTCAGGCCGTTGGCCAGGTCGCGCTGCAGCTGCTTGGCCTGGTCGCTCTCCACGGCGGCGCGGAAGGCGGCCTCGAGCTGGTTGGCCAGCTCGCGCAGCTCCTTGGACAGATCCTCGGCGGGGTCGCGCTGGGTCGTGCTCTCGGCCTTATCCTGCGGGTCGTTTGGGGTTGTCATGGTCATCTCCTTCTCGTGGGTGCTATCTGCACCCATATTCGCTGCTAGAGTTGACGTCTCGCCCACGCAAAGTGTTGCATTCTGTCGGCGCGGATTATTTTGCGGGCCAAATTGGTGGAGGTGCACGTTTATTGCCATGATGGCGCAAACTGCCAAACCAGCGTGTGTGTATTGTGGCAAAAGTTCGGTATAATTCAGAAGAACACACACCATCCGAGGAGGCTATGGCACCACCACGCACCGCCGAACTCGATCTGCAGATCCAGTCGCTCCAGGCGCAGGCCGCGCGCGATAGGCGCGCCCTTGAGGCCCTGCGCAGCCTCAGCCTCTCGTGCCGGGGGGCCACGCAGTACCGCCCGATCTTCGAGGCGGTGGCCCGCGAGCTGCGCCACGTCTTTCGCTTCGATGCATTTTACATCGCCGTGTGCGATCCGGCGAAAGAGGGCCACTTCCGCGCGGTGCTCATGGTCGACGAGGGCGTGCACGAGTACTGCGAGGACGAGGACTTTGGCCGCCTGACGGGCATGGTGGTGTCGAGCCACCGCCCGCTGCTGTTCCGCGATCTGGACACCGAGCGCTCGAAGTTTGGCGAGGCCCCCACCACCTTTGGCCACACCGAGAAGCGCTCGCGCTCGTGGCTGGGCATCCCGCTGCTGGTCGGCGCCGACTCGATCGGCGTGATCTCGCTGCAGAGCTACGAGCCGCACCTGTATGACGAGGACGACACCGACCTGCTGCAGCGCTTTGGCGACGTGGTGGCGGTGGTGCTGGAGAACACCTGGCTGGATCTGCAGCAGCAGGCGCTGGGCGCGGCGCTCTCGCGCCAGGTGAACGAGCGCACCGTCGAGCTGCAGACCCTGAGCCTGATCGCCGCCGAGCTGGTGGTGCAGCAGCCGCTGCCCACCCTGCTGGGCCACGTGCTCGACATGATCCTGCCGCTGTTCCACATGGATGCGGGCACGGTGCGCATGTACGACCCCCTGCGCGACGAGCTGGTGCTGCTGATGTCGCGCGGCTTCTCCGCCGAGTACAGCCGCGAGGCTGCCAGCATCCCGCTCACCGAGACGATCTCGGGCATTATCGCCCGCGAGAACCGCCCGCTGGTGGTGGAGGACCGCCTGGATGCCAGCGCGCTGAGCTACCTTGGCCCACACCTGCCGTTCACCTCCATGCTGGGCGTGCCGCTGCGCGCCGGGGGCCAGGTGCTTGGCTCGCTGAGCATGTTCGGCCACGCGCCGCACGCGTTTGCGCCGCAGGTGGTAGAGCTGGCCCAGGCGGTGGGCAACCAGATCGCGATCGCGGTGGAGAACGCCCGGCTCTTCGATTCGCAGAAGCGCCAGATCCGCGAGCTGAACGCGATCGGCCAGGTGGGCCAGCTGATCAGCGCCTCCTATGATTTCCAAGAGATGCTCGACTGCGTGCAGCAGCTGGTGTACGATCTGCTGCAGCCCTCGGTCTTCTACCTGCTGATCTGCTCGCCCGATACCAAGATCATCACCCACGCCATCCTGCTGGAGGATGGCCAGCAGCTGGGCGAGGCCTGGATCGGCTCGCCGCCCAGGGCGGGCAGCGCTACCGCCTGGATCTTCGAGCACGCCGAGCCGCTGCTGCTGCAGGACATGCAGGCCCAGATGGGCGACCTGCACAAGCGCGGCATCTTCCCCAAGCCGATCGGCACCGGGATCGAGTCGCGCTCGTGGGTGGGCGTGCCGCTGCGCGCGGGCGGCAGCGAGCCGATCGGCGTGCTGGTGCTGCAGGACTACCGCAGCTATATGTACGACGACGAGACGGTCGATTTCCTCAGCCAGATCGCCAGCCACCTGAGCCTGGGCGTGCAGAAGGTGCGCCTGTTCGAGGAGCGCGAGCGCCAGCTGGTGGAGAACGCCCGGCTCTACGAGGCCGAGCAGGAGGCCCGCCGCACCGCTGACACCCTGCGCGAGGTGGCGCGTGTGCTCGGCGCGTCGTTCGACCCGCGCGAGGTGCTGGAGCTGATGCTGCGCGAGCTGAAGAACGTGATCGCCTACGACTCGGCATCGATCATGCTGCTCGACCGCGACATCCTGCGCTTCGCCGCTGTGCAGGGCTTCGATGCGCGCCTGATGATGCGCGAGTTCCACATCCACGCCAGGGTGAGCGGGGCGGGCGCGGTGGTGGCGCGGCGCGAGCCGATCCTCATCCCCGATGTGGTGGCCACCAAAGACTGGATGCCCAGCCCCGGCGTGCCCCAGGTCATCCACTCGTGGATCGGCGTGCCCCTGATCTCCCAGGGCCGCGTGATCGGCGTGCTGAACATCGACTCCAAGCAGATCGGCTACTTCAGCCAGCGCGATGTGGATGTGGCCCAGGCATTCGCCAACCAAGCCGCCGTGGCGCTTGAGAACGCCCGGCTCTACGAGGAGTCGATCACGCGGGTGGAGCAGGAGCTGGAGATCGCGCGGCACATCCAGAGCAATCTGTTCCCGCATGTGCTGCCGCAGCTGCGGGGGCTGGTGGTGGCGGCGCGCTGCGTGCCCGCCCGCGAGACCGGCGGCGACTTTTTTGACTTTGTGCCGCTGGCGGGCGACCGCGCGCTGGCGCTGTTTGTGGGCGACGCCTCGGGCAAGAGCATCCCAGGCGCGATGCTGATGGCCATCGCACACTCGATCGTGCGCGCCGAGTCGCGCGATCGTCGCCTGCCCCACGAGGTCATCCGCGAGGCCAACGCATGGATCTCGAAGGATGTGCCGCCGCGCTCGTTTGTGGCGCTCTGCTACGCCATGCTCGATCTTGACCAGCAGCGCCTGCTAATCTCCAACGCTGGCCAGCTCACGCCCATCCGCCGCCGCGCCGATGGCGAGCTGTTCTACCTGGAGACCCCCGGGCCGCGCCTGCCGCTCGGCATCCTGCCCGAGACCCGCTACGAGTCGCTGGAGGTAGCGGTGGACCACGGCGACCTGCTGCTGATGTTCACCGATGGGATCGTGGAGGCCCAAAACGCCGACCACGAGCTGTTCGGCTTCGCCCGGCTAGAGGCTATCCTGCGCAGCTATGCTGGCGATGACCCGCACCTGCTGATCGACCAGATCACCAATGCGATCACGCTGTTCTGCGGCGATGTGCCACCGCACGATGACATGACGCTGCTGGCGCTCTCTATTGCCTAGAAATAGTCTGTAGCAAAGCAAAAGGCCGCCCGCATTGTTATATGCGGGCGGCCTTTTGTGCTTTCTGCTAGGCGAAATCATCATCGTAGTCGCCATAGGCGCTCGGGCGCGGCGGCGGGTGTCTGGCGCTCAGGTAGTCGCGCAGGATGATCGATGCGGCCATCTCGTCGATCTTGGCCTTGCGCTGCTCGGGCTTCATGCCCATCTCGATCATCACGCGCTGGGCCTCGGCGGTGGTCAGCCGCTCGTCGAACATGTGGATGGGGATATGCACCTGCTCGGCAAGCTCGGCCACAAAGCGGTTGATCTCCTCGGCCTGCGGCCCGACCTCGCCGCTGAGCGTGAGCGGCAGGCCGACCACTAGCTCGGTGGCCTCATTCTGGCGGATCAGCGCTGCGATCTTGCCGATGGCCGCATGGCGCGGCTGCCCGCCCACCGTGGTGAGCGGCGAGGAGAACATGCGCAGCGAGTCGCTGAGCGCGACCCCGATGCGCTTCCTGCCGATGTCGAGGGCCATGATCCGGCCCGGCTCGCTGGTCATTGTGCTGCTCCTGCTGTTGGCTCGGCGGTGGCCTCTGGCTCGGCGGTGGCCTCTGGTTCGGCGGTGGCGTTCGGCTCGGCGGTAGGCAGCAGCTGGCCCTGGGGAAACTGGGTAGGCCGATAGGTGCCCGCATGCCCCTCGAAGCCCACGAGCAGACCGATGCTGGGGAACGACTCGACATTGGGCAGCTGGTAGCTGCCGATCACGCCCTGGCTCTGCAGCTGATCGAGGTTGGCCTTGGCCGCGCTGTAGCTCTGGCCCAGCACCGCGCGCTGCACCTGCGCCTGCATCTCGGGCGTGATCGCAGTTTTGGGCGTGCAGGTCAGC
It encodes the following:
- a CDS encoding GAF domain-containing protein; amino-acid sequence: MAPPRTAELDLQIQSLQAQAARDRRALEALRSLSLSCRGATQYRPIFEAVARELRHVFRFDAFYIAVCDPAKEGHFRAVLMVDEGVHEYCEDEDFGRLTGMVVSSHRPLLFRDLDTERSKFGEAPTTFGHTEKRSRSWLGIPLLVGADSIGVISLQSYEPHLYDEDDTDLLQRFGDVVAVVLENTWLDLQQQALGAALSRQVNERTVELQTLSLIAAELVVQQPLPTLLGHVLDMILPLFHMDAGTVRMYDPLRDELVLLMSRGFSAEYSREAASIPLTETISGIIARENRPLVVEDRLDASALSYLGPHLPFTSMLGVPLRAGGQVLGSLSMFGHAPHAFAPQVVELAQAVGNQIAIAVENARLFDSQKRQIRELNAIGQVGQLISASYDFQEMLDCVQQLVYDLLQPSVFYLLICSPDTKIITHAILLEDGQQLGEAWIGSPPRAGSATAWIFEHAEPLLLQDMQAQMGDLHKRGIFPKPIGTGIESRSWVGVPLRAGGSEPIGVLVLQDYRSYMYDDETVDFLSQIASHLSLGVQKVRLFEERERQLVENARLYEAEQEARRTADTLREVARVLGASFDPREVLELMLRELKNVIAYDSASIMLLDRDILRFAAVQGFDARLMMREFHIHARVSGAGAVVARREPILIPDVVATKDWMPSPGVPQVIHSWIGVPLISQGRVIGVLNIDSKQIGYFSQRDVDVAQAFANQAAVALENARLYEESITRVEQELEIARHIQSNLFPHVLPQLRGLVVAARCVPARETGGDFFDFVPLAGDRALALFVGDASGKSIPGAMLMAIAHSIVRAESRDRRLPHEVIREANAWISKDVPPRSFVALCYAMLDLDQQRLLISNAGQLTPIRRRADGELFYLETPGPRLPLGILPETRYESLEVAVDHGDLLLMFTDGIVEAQNADHELFGFARLEAILRSYAGDDPHLLIDQITNAITLFCGDVPPHDDMTLLALSIA
- the ruvX gene encoding Holliday junction resolvase RuvX, translating into MTSEPGRIMALDIGRKRIGVALSDSLRMFSSPLTTVGGQPRHAAIGKIAALIRQNEATELVVGLPLTLSGEVGPQAEEINRFVAELAEQVHIPIHMFDERLTTAEAQRVMIEMGMKPEQRKAKIDEMAASIILRDYLSARHPPPRPSAYGDYDDDFA